The following coding sequences lie in one Musa acuminata AAA Group cultivar baxijiao chromosome BXJ3-1, Cavendish_Baxijiao_AAA, whole genome shotgun sequence genomic window:
- the LOC103986133 gene encoding FCS-Like Zinc finger 8 isoform X1, protein MFLRSKIQDIMLRKRTRSVSNKQGLMSDTASLLSPTAASFFTSPRPFSGFSQKGTAEPEAGASPTSILETRPFSAIRNPSFFDGNPKRAILSSSVTPTIPNVSRPLPQENGDPRAIGLGLLDVLNNEDSVKSTSKPEKRMVVFGSRLKIQIPPPPTAPTQFSSISTTGSTESLHSPIEFGIKTRNSKLALYSPQKSPLQTGYVGFDMLNSSPRVFTGCLPQSEMELSEDYTRVILHGPNPRTTHIYDNCIIESCGNGWNEKGASHDQPGYTADGFLSFCYGCKKKIGPGDDIYMYRGEKAFCSHECRDQEMLSNEGKEEH, encoded by the exons ATGTTTCTGAGATCAAAGATTCAAGATATTATGTTGAGGAAGAGGACCAGATCAGTCAGCAACAAGCAAGGCCTGATGTCTGATACTGCCTCCCTCTTATCTCCCACCGCTGCGTCCTTCTTCACCTCTCCAAGACCCTTTAGTGGCTTCTCTCAGAAGGGCACTGCAGAACCTGAAGCAGGTGCGAGCCCGACTTCCATACTGGAAACCAGGCCCTTCTCTGCCATTAGGAATCCCTCCTTCTTCGATGGGAACCCAAAACGAGCCATCTTGTCATCATCTGTCACTCCCACCATCCCGAACGTGAGCAGACCACTCCCTCAGGAGAATGGGGACCCAAGAGCCATCGGACTTGGCCTTCTTGATGTTCTCAACAATGAGGACTCGGTTAAGAGCACTTCCAAGCCGGAGAAGAGGATGGTGGTGTTTGGGTCTCGGCTTAAGATTCAAATACCTCCTCCTCCCACTGCTCCTACCCAGTTCAGCTCAATTTCGACTACAGGCTCTACCGAGTCTCTCCATTCACCTATAGAATTCGGCATCAAAACTAGGAATTCAAAGTTGGCTTTGTACTCTCCCCAGAAATCTCCTCTCCAGACTGGCTATGTGGGTTTTGATATGCTGAATTCTTCACCTCGGGTTTTCACGGGGTGCCTTCCACAGTCGGAGATGGAGCTGTCGGAGGACTATACTCGTGTGATCTTACATGGGCCAAACCCCAGGACCACTCATATCTATGATAACTGCATCATAGAGAGCTGCGGTAATGGATGGAACGAGAAAGGGGCTTCTCATGATCAGCCAGGCTACACGGCAGATGGTTTCTTGAGCTTCTGCTATGGCTGCAAGAAGAAAATTGGCCCGGGGGACGATATTTACATGTATAG aGGAGAGAAAGCATTCTGTAGTCACGAATGTCGCGACCAAGAGATGTTGAGTAATGAAGGAAAGGAGGAGCACTGA
- the LOC103986097 gene encoding probable NAD(P)H dehydrogenase (quinone) FQR1-like 2: MGKGGGCFPSKKKQPTVASDQAVTIAERNAPLPTEEKIEGSEEVVEPAGPPVVETKVKIFIVFYSMYGHVEALAKQMKKGVDGTDGVEGVLYRVAETLPSDVLEKMYAPPKDPSIPEISAAELVEADGILFGFPTRYGCMAAQMKAFFDSTGQLWREQKLAGKPAGFFVSTGTQGGGQETTAWTALTQLTHHGMLFVPIGYTFGAGMFKMDEIRGGSPYGAGVFAGDGTRQPSEAELSLAEYQGKYMASIVKKLVHT; the protein is encoded by the exons ATGGGGAAAGGAGGAGGTTGCTTTCCGAGCAAGAAGAAGCAGCCAACGGTTGCCTCTGATCAGGCCGTCACCATTGCGGAGAGGAATGCTCCCCTTCCCACCGAGGAGAAGATTGAAGGCAGCGAAGAGGTCGTGGAACCTGCCGGGCCACCGGTGGTCGAGACCAAGGTCAAGATCTTCATCGTATTCTACTCCATGTACGGCCACGTCGAGGCCCTAGCAAAGCAGATGAAGAAGGGCGTCGACGGCACTGATGGTGTAGAGGGTGTCCTGTATCGTGTTGCAGAGACACTCCCATCGGACGTCTTGGAGAAGATGTACGCTCCACCGAAGGATCCGTCAATTCCAGAGATATCGGCTGCGGAGCTGGTTGAAGCGGACGGGATACTGTTCGGGTTTCCGACGAGGTATGGGTGCATGGCGGCTCAGATGAAGGCATTCTTTGATTCTACAGGGCAGTTATGGAGAGAACAGAAGCTTGCAGGGAAACCTGCCGGGTTCTTTGTGAGCACTGGGACTCAAGGTGGAGGGCAAGAAACTACCGC TTGGACTGCACTCACCCAATTAACCCATCATGGCATGCTCTTCGTTCCTATCGGATATACCTTTGGAGCTGGAATGTTCAAGATGGATGAAATTAGAGGTGGATCTCCATATGGTGCTGGTGTTTTTGCTGGAGACGGAACGAGACAGCCTAGTGAAGCTGAGCTTTCTCTTGCTGAGTACCAGGGCAAATATATGGCTTCGATAGTCAAGAAGCTGGTGCATACATGA
- the LOC103986133 gene encoding FCS-Like Zinc finger 8 isoform X2, which translates to MFLRSKIQDIMLRKRTRSVSNKQGLMSDTASLLSPTAASFFTSPRPFSGFSQKGTAEPEAGASPTSILETRPFSAIRNPSFFDGNPKRAILSSSVTPTIPNVSRPLPQENGDPRAIGLGLLDVLNNEDSVKSTSKPEKRMVVFGSRLKIQIPPPPTAPTQFSSISTTGSTESLHSPIEFGIKTRNSKLALYSPQKSPLQTGYVGFDMLNSSPRVFTGCLPQSEMELSEDYTRVILHGPNPRTTHIYDNCIIESCGNGWNEKGASHDQPGYTADGFLSFCYGCKKKIGPGDDIYIGEKAFCSHECRDQEMLSNEGKEEH; encoded by the exons ATGTTTCTGAGATCAAAGATTCAAGATATTATGTTGAGGAAGAGGACCAGATCAGTCAGCAACAAGCAAGGCCTGATGTCTGATACTGCCTCCCTCTTATCTCCCACCGCTGCGTCCTTCTTCACCTCTCCAAGACCCTTTAGTGGCTTCTCTCAGAAGGGCACTGCAGAACCTGAAGCAGGTGCGAGCCCGACTTCCATACTGGAAACCAGGCCCTTCTCTGCCATTAGGAATCCCTCCTTCTTCGATGGGAACCCAAAACGAGCCATCTTGTCATCATCTGTCACTCCCACCATCCCGAACGTGAGCAGACCACTCCCTCAGGAGAATGGGGACCCAAGAGCCATCGGACTTGGCCTTCTTGATGTTCTCAACAATGAGGACTCGGTTAAGAGCACTTCCAAGCCGGAGAAGAGGATGGTGGTGTTTGGGTCTCGGCTTAAGATTCAAATACCTCCTCCTCCCACTGCTCCTACCCAGTTCAGCTCAATTTCGACTACAGGCTCTACCGAGTCTCTCCATTCACCTATAGAATTCGGCATCAAAACTAGGAATTCAAAGTTGGCTTTGTACTCTCCCCAGAAATCTCCTCTCCAGACTGGCTATGTGGGTTTTGATATGCTGAATTCTTCACCTCGGGTTTTCACGGGGTGCCTTCCACAGTCGGAGATGGAGCTGTCGGAGGACTATACTCGTGTGATCTTACATGGGCCAAACCCCAGGACCACTCATATCTATGATAACTGCATCATAGAGAGCTGCGGTAATGGATGGAACGAGAAAGGGGCTTCTCATGATCAGCCAGGCTACACGGCAGATGGTTTCTTGAGCTTCTGCTATGGCTGCAAGAAGAAAATTGGCCCGGGGGACGATATTTACAT aGGAGAGAAAGCATTCTGTAGTCACGAATGTCGCGACCAAGAGATGTTGAGTAATGAAGGAAAGGAGGAGCACTGA
- the LOC135628342 gene encoding uncharacterized protein LOC135628342, translating into METESAKCECCGLEEDCTEEYISRVKADFGGKWLCGLCSEAVRDEAGKGNGRRKKGYGGLEEAVMAHASFRRRPHSNPAIDVVDGMRRMLWRRRRSVDKPSASSPGNPVSPSQAADEATRVAVLR; encoded by the coding sequence ATGGAAACGGAGTCTGCCAAGTGCGAGTGCTGCGGGCTGGAGGAGGACTGCACTGAGGAGTACATCAGCAGGGTGAAGGCCGACTTCGGTGGGAAGTGGCTGTGTGGGCTGTGTTCAGAGGCGGTGAGAGATGAGGCGGGGAAGGGGaatgggaggaggaagaagggttaTGGAGGATTGGAGGAGGCTGTGATGGCGCATGCGTCGTTCCGTAGGAGGCCTCACTCCAACCCAGCAATAGACGTAGTTGACGGGATGAGGCGGATGCTGTGGCGGCGGCGGAGGTCGGTGGACAAGCCATCGGCCTCGTCGCCTGGGAACCCGGTGAGCCCGTCGCAGGCGGCCGACGAAGCGACCAGAGTTGCAGTCCTCCGGTAG
- the LOC135629120 gene encoding serine/threonine-protein kinase EDR1-like yields MKHIFKIKRHPHRSNEIPSPSPAGGAGATSAPPATAVSPSCASDHRAAAAPAPPSPAEPPRSAAAGDDRQDYFSSEEEFQVQLALAISASNTEFTGDLDGDQIRAAKLLSLGRDRIDQDREEGTAESLSRRYWDYNVLDYDEKVVDGFYDIYGLSGNAANHGRMPSLIELQTSIGDLGFEVIVVNRPIDPALVELEQVAQCICLGCPTAEMGLLVQRISELVMEHMGGPVRDANDMLTKWMEKSTDLRTTQQTSLLPIGCIRVGLSRHRALLFKVLADNVGIPCRLVKGSHYTGVDDDAVNIIKFDAREFLVDLMAAPGTLIPADVLSLKDTSYKPKASRNVSPSTSKPEDDLFKVERLREVHNNGNEIPLLDMNKVHDKRLRYEKSIVIPSVQSDHNGESSTTSGCTSMGNTSLCMQDQADQFTSSTSATCSKQKAIVVAETDGDNMGKGKVNTAFNPQDSVGSTNLFAELNPFQVIGVDKGAPHFKTTDITNSGYQRCREKVALGPGRSQVPLVWKGRSACNEVPNTKHNNFVEESIPQRNFVLKSPSPKMPNLAAKVYSGGLISGSSVISNSSGAVSSENQTSDASLNMGHSSSDYIKSGIASGKNLNHEVHRHRLDVQKDHSLVSEKYLIDDHACQLVLKNRQSHELKGHGKHLKEKHDPKNCSRDRYMETSISSIEQGSSSSQARPSQFDPMLDDVAECEIPWEDLVIGERIGLGSYGEVYRADWNGTEVAVKKFLDQDFYGDALDEFRSEVRIMRRLRHPNVVLFMGAVTRPPNLSIVSEFLPRGSLYRILHRPNCQIDEKRRIKMALDVARGMNCLHTSVPTIVHRDLKSPNLLVDKNWTVKVCDFGLSRLKHSTFLSSKSTAGTPEWMAPEVLRNENSNEKCDVYSFGVILWELATLRMPWSGMNPMQVVGAVGFQERRLDIPKEVDPLVASIIWECCQTDPNLRPSFAQLTTALRSLQRLVIPSYQETHSPPVAQEISVNLTP; encoded by the exons ATGAAGCACATATTTAAGATCAAGCGGCACCCTCACCGATCCAACGAGATCCCCTCCCCATCCCCCGCCGGCGGTGCGGGGGCGACATCGGCGCCCCCTGCCACGGCCGTCTCCCCCTCCTGTGCCTCCGACCACCGTGCCGCGGCGGCGCCCGCGCCACCCTCCCCAGCCGAGCCCCCTCGGTCGGCCGCCGCCGGGGACGACCGGCAGGACTACTTCTCGTCCGAGGAGGAGTTCCAGGTGCAGCTGGCGCTTGCGATCAGTGCTTCGAATACGGAGTTCACGGGCGATCTGGATGGCGATCAGATCCGCGCCGCGAAGCTGTTGAGCCTGGGGAGGGACCGGATCGACCAGGATCGGGAGGAGGGAACGGCGGAGTCGCTGTCGCGGAGGTACTGG GACTATAACGTGCTTGACTATGATGAGAAAGTTGTGGATGGGTTCTATGACATTTATGGGCTCTCAGGCAATGCTGCAAATCACGGAAGGATGCCATCACTAATCGAACTCCAAACTAGCATTGGGGATTTAGGTTTTGAGGTTATTGTAGTCAACCGTCCAATTGACCCTGCATTAGTAGAGTTGGAGCAAGTCGCACAATGCATTTGTTTAGGCTGCCCTACTGCTGAAATGGGGCTGTTGGTGCAAAGAATATCTGAATTGGTTATGGAGCATATGGGCGGTCCTGTGAGGGATGCAAACGACATGCTAACAAAATGGATGGAGAAAAGCACCGACTTACGAACCACACAACAGACAAGTTTGTTACCAATTGGTTGCATAAGAGTAGGGTTGTCTCGGCATCGGGCTCTACTGTTTAAG GTTCTTGCAGATAATGTTGGCATTCCTTGCAGGCTGGTTAAAGGGAGTCACTACACTGGTGTGGATGACGATGCTGTCAACATAATAAAGTTTGATGCAAG GGAATTCTTGGTTGATCTTATGGCTGCTCCGGGCACTTTAATTCCAGCAGATGTACTTAGTTTAAAGGACACTTCTTACAAGCCAAAAGCAAGTAGGAATGTGAGCCCTTCGACAAGCAAACCAGAGGATGACCTTTTCAAAGTTGAGCGATTACGTGAGGTGCATAACAATGGAAATGAAATTCCACTCTTGGATATGAATAAGGTGCATGATAAAAGATTAAGATATGAAAAATCAATTGTGATTCCTTCAGTTCAAAGTGATCATAATGGAGAATCATCTACAACTAGTGGATGTACTTCTATGGGAAATACGAGTTTGTGTATGCAAGACCAAGCTGATCAGTTTACATCTTCTACCAGTGCAACTTGCTCAAAGCAAAAAGCGATTGTTGTTGCTGAAACGGATGGTGATAATATGGGAAAAGGAAAGGTCAATACAGCATTTAATCCACAAGATTCTGTAGGCTCAACAAATCTTTTTGCTGAGCTGAATCCTTTCCAGGTAATTGGAGTTGACAAAGGTGCTCCACATTTCAAAACTACCGACATTACAAATAGTGGATATCAAAGGTGCAGGGAAAAAGTTGCTCTGGGTCCTGGAAGGTCGCAAGTTCCATTGGTTTGGAAAGGACGTTCTGCATGCAATGAAGTTCCTAATACGAAGCATAATAATTTTGTGGAGGAGTCAATTCCGCAGAGGAATTTTGTACTGAAGTCACCATCTCCAAAAATGCCCAACTTAGCTGCAAAAGTATATTCTGGAGGTTTAATTTCTGGTTCTTCTGTTATTTCAAACTCTAGCGGGGCAGTTTCTTCTGAAAATCAAACTAGTGATGCTTCTCTAAATATGGGCCATTCTTCCTCGGACTATATTAAATCAGGTATCGCTTCAGGGAAGAACCTTAATCATGAAGTACACAGACACCGTCTTGATGTTCAAAAAGATCATTCACTTGTCTCCGAAAAATATCTAATAGATGACCATGCGTGTCAACTAGTTTTGAAAAACCGCCAGTCACATGAACTGAAGGGACATGGGAAACATCTTAAGGAGAAACATGATCCAAAAAATTGCTCTCGTGATAGATATATGGAAACAAGTATAAGCTCAATTGAGCAAGGATCTTCAAGTTCACAAGCCAGGCCAAGTCAGTTTGATCCAATGCTAGATGATGTGGCTGAATGCGAAATCCCATGGGAAGACCTAGTAATTGGAGAGAGGATTGGATTAG GTTCATACGGAGAAGTATATCGTGCAGATTGGAATGGAACG GAAGTAGCTGTGAAGAAGTTCCTAGACCAGGACTTTTATGGGGATGCTTTGGATGAATTCCGAAGTGAA GTTCGGATAATGCGCAGGTTGCGTCATCCAAACGTTGTCCTTTTCATGGGTGCTGTAACTCGTCCTCCTAACCTGTCTATTGTTTCAGAGTTTCTTCCAAG AGGCAGCTTGTACAGGATTCTTCATCGTCCTAATTGTCAAATTGACGAGAAACGAAGGATAAAAATGGCCCTTGATGTG GCTAGGGGAATGAATTGCTTGCACACTAGTGTACCTACCATTGTCCACCGGGATCTTAAATCGCCTAATTTATTGGTCGACAAGAATTGGACTGTTAAG GTTTGTGATTTTGGGCTGTCACGCTTGAAGCATAGTACATTTCTATCATCGAAATCCACAGCTGGAACT CCTGAGTGGATGGCACCAGAGGTGTTGCGCAATGAAAATTCCAATGAAAA ATGCGATGTCTATAGTTTTGGAGTAATCCTATGGGAACTTGCAACGTTGAGGATGCCATGGAGTGGAATGAACCCAATGCAAGTGGTTGGTGCTGTTGGGTTTCAGGAACGACGACTTGACATTCCAAAAGAAGTTGATCCCCTGGTTGCAAGCATCATTTGGGAATGCTGCCAAAC GGACCCAAACCTGCGCCCTTCATTTGCGCAACTGACAACTGCTCTGAGGTCCTTACAGCGGCTTGTCATCCCCTCATACCAGGAAACACACAGCCCTCCGGTGGCACAAGAGATATCTGTAAACCTGACACCTTGA